The following coding sequences lie in one Daphnia pulex isolate KAP4 chromosome 1, ASM2113471v1 genomic window:
- the LOC124200009 gene encoding pancreatic triacylglycerol lipase-like isoform X1, with amino-acid sequence MTKISFFSACVPLFIVLANTSSEVETNSFGKQSSGLNISANVVDTTPVCYGELGCLALNQSWYNSLNRPINLMPMARNTINTHFTLFTREKPMQGLKISAKNTTEITAASFKASRPTKFYIHGYLADAYEARITTLVARLLENGDFNVIVVHWGAGAYTTYGQAVANTRLVGLEIAFLVNTMISKLGVKASDVHLIGHSLGSHIAGYAGEKILNLGRISGLDPAGPSFRSMPSFVRLDPSDAQFVEAIHTDGGLLGFGLSEPVGHLDFYPNGGEVQPGCEPYPANFVASISALAASNTTLTDIVACGHMRVIYLYSDSFLSRNNCQTVAYECSDYDSFNKGACTSCGSDNTKCVPFGLQASSYPSRSRRNVKLFFSTGSNVPYCRMHYAVNVNLAKAQDAKINVNGKFELSVGGDKGAVSNVQLIQSNTGAKLEHGKNYQYLFSIGTNIGKTRKVNLRWDYVVNPLDASTICGSLCNKKLYVNSVTISSLNNYPETNRIANTLKACPSSSPGIIGSGSSSDFSVGGTCAK; translated from the exons ATGACGAAGATatcatttttctctgcttGTGTTCCTCTTTTTATCGTGTTGGCGAACACCTCATCAGag GTTGAAACTAAttcatttggaaaacaaaGTAGCGGTCTAAATATTTCGGCAAACGTTGTAG ATACAACTCCGGTCTGCTACGGAGAATTAGGATGTCTCGCTTTGAATCAGTCCTGGTACAATTCGTTGAATAGGCCGATTAACTTGATGCCAATGGCTAGGAATACAATCAATACGCATTTCACGTTATTCACCCGAGAGAAACCAATGCAA GGGCTCAAAATTTCTGCCAAAAATACGACTGAAATTACTGCCGCTTCATTCAAAGCATCTCGACCAACAAAGTTTTATATTCACGGTTATCTTGCCGATGCATACGAAGCCCGCATCACT ACGCTAGTTGCAAGATTATTGGAAAATGGAGATTTCAATGTCATCGTTGTACATTGGGGAGCTGGAGCGTACACTACTTATGGTCAAGCAGTTGCAAACACACGGCTCGTTGGGCTAGAAATCGCGTTCCTTGTCAACACTATGATA TCAAAACTTGGCGTGAAGGCTTCTGACGTCCATTTGATTGGACATAGCTTGGGATCGCACATAGCGGGATACGcaggagaaaaaattcttaatcTTGGTCGTATTTCAg GTTTGGATCCTGCCGGTCCATCTTTTCGCAGTATGCCTTCTTTTGTTCGTTTGGATCCATCTGACGCTCAGTTTGTTGAAGCCATTCACACTGATGGTGGTCTATTAG GCTTTGGACTTTCGGAGCCTGTGGGCCACCTTGACTTTTATCCTAACGGTGGAGAAGTACAACCTGGCTGTGAGCCATATCCTGCTAACTTTGTAGCTAGCATTTCTGCTCTGGCTGCATCCAACACCACTTTAACGGATATCGTCGCTTGCGGCCACATGCGAGTCATTTATTTGTATAGTGACTCGTTTCTCTCACGTAACAACTGCCAGACTGTAGCATATGAATGCTCCGACTATGACTCTTTCAACAAA GGAGCCTGCACTTCTTGTGGATCTGACAATACCAAATGTGTCCCGTTCGGGTTACAGGCCTCTAGTTATCCCAGTCGCTCTCGGAGAAatgtcaaattatttttcagtaCCGGCTCGAATGTTCCTTATTGTC GAATGCATTACGCAGTTAACGTAAACCTGGCGAAGGCACAGGAcgctaaaataaatgtaaatggaaaatttgaattgtctGTTGGTGGAGACAAAGGTGCCGTGTCAAACGTCCAGCTAATACAGTCAAA TACTGGCGCAAAGCTAGAACATGGGAAAAattatcagtaccttttttcTATTGGAACTAATATTGGCAAGACGAGAAAAGTGAATCTCCGCTGGGATTATGTAGTTAACCCTTTGGACGCTTCAACGATTTGCGGTTCACTATGCAACAAAAAGCTTTATGTGAACAGCGTCACAATTTCATCGCTCAACAACTACCCAGAAAC AAATAGAATCGCAAACACTCTTAAAGCCTGTCCGTCATCCAGTCCTGGGATTATCGGATCTGGTTCCAGTTCCGATTTTTCCGTCGGTGGTACTTGCGcgaagtaa
- the LOC124200009 gene encoding pancreatic triacylglycerol lipase-like isoform X2, with the protein MPMARNTINTHFTLFTREKPMQGLKISAKNTTEITAASFKASRPTKFYIHGYLADAYEARITTLVARLLENGDFNVIVVHWGAGAYTTYGQAVANTRLVGLEIAFLVNTMISKLGVKASDVHLIGHSLGSHIAGYAGEKILNLGRISGLDPAGPSFRSMPSFVRLDPSDAQFVEAIHTDGGLLGFGLSEPVGHLDFYPNGGEVQPGCEPYPANFVASISALAASNTTLTDIVACGHMRVIYLYSDSFLSRNNCQTVAYECSDYDSFNKGACTSCGSDNTKCVPFGLQASSYPSRSRRNVKLFFSTGSNVPYCRMHYAVNVNLAKAQDAKINVNGKFELSVGGDKGAVSNVQLIQSNTGAKLEHGKNYQYLFSIGTNIGKTRKVNLRWDYVVNPLDASTICGSLCNKKLYVNSVTISSLNNYPETNRIANTLKACPSSSPGIIGSGSSSDFSVGGTCAK; encoded by the exons ATGCCAATGGCTAGGAATACAATCAATACGCATTTCACGTTATTCACCCGAGAGAAACCAATGCAA GGGCTCAAAATTTCTGCCAAAAATACGACTGAAATTACTGCCGCTTCATTCAAAGCATCTCGACCAACAAAGTTTTATATTCACGGTTATCTTGCCGATGCATACGAAGCCCGCATCACT ACGCTAGTTGCAAGATTATTGGAAAATGGAGATTTCAATGTCATCGTTGTACATTGGGGAGCTGGAGCGTACACTACTTATGGTCAAGCAGTTGCAAACACACGGCTCGTTGGGCTAGAAATCGCGTTCCTTGTCAACACTATGATA TCAAAACTTGGCGTGAAGGCTTCTGACGTCCATTTGATTGGACATAGCTTGGGATCGCACATAGCGGGATACGcaggagaaaaaattcttaatcTTGGTCGTATTTCAg GTTTGGATCCTGCCGGTCCATCTTTTCGCAGTATGCCTTCTTTTGTTCGTTTGGATCCATCTGACGCTCAGTTTGTTGAAGCCATTCACACTGATGGTGGTCTATTAG GCTTTGGACTTTCGGAGCCTGTGGGCCACCTTGACTTTTATCCTAACGGTGGAGAAGTACAACCTGGCTGTGAGCCATATCCTGCTAACTTTGTAGCTAGCATTTCTGCTCTGGCTGCATCCAACACCACTTTAACGGATATCGTCGCTTGCGGCCACATGCGAGTCATTTATTTGTATAGTGACTCGTTTCTCTCACGTAACAACTGCCAGACTGTAGCATATGAATGCTCCGACTATGACTCTTTCAACAAA GGAGCCTGCACTTCTTGTGGATCTGACAATACCAAATGTGTCCCGTTCGGGTTACAGGCCTCTAGTTATCCCAGTCGCTCTCGGAGAAatgtcaaattatttttcagtaCCGGCTCGAATGTTCCTTATTGTC GAATGCATTACGCAGTTAACGTAAACCTGGCGAAGGCACAGGAcgctaaaataaatgtaaatggaaaatttgaattgtctGTTGGTGGAGACAAAGGTGCCGTGTCAAACGTCCAGCTAATACAGTCAAA TACTGGCGCAAAGCTAGAACATGGGAAAAattatcagtaccttttttcTATTGGAACTAATATTGGCAAGACGAGAAAAGTGAATCTCCGCTGGGATTATGTAGTTAACCCTTTGGACGCTTCAACGATTTGCGGTTCACTATGCAACAAAAAGCTTTATGTGAACAGCGTCACAATTTCATCGCTCAACAACTACCCAGAAAC AAATAGAATCGCAAACACTCTTAAAGCCTGTCCGTCATCCAGTCCTGGGATTATCGGATCTGGTTCCAGTTCCGATTTTTCCGTCGGTGGTACTTGCGcgaagtaa
- the LOC124200000 gene encoding pickpocket protein 28-like, whose translation MSSRKISTQSRKVCQNGGKYFKQFCDSTSLHGLKYITEEKSHWLKRVMWTLVFLAGIFFSGYYCWQMWKKWEDSPVLMSLDSNRYPLKNIPFPAVTICNVNKVSKTKLLRVMEDPRYKNITYDKMQQTLRYMTKLDRAIKNEKELENLSEFYRTQNISSTDLFDVLKKSAPSCRDMVMDCIWLGIPAPCFEYFSFLPTDDGICCTFNGAKYNDPELEIESTDHEPLRVSGNGYRMGLALVIDADIEDYSVTNGKFDGFKVLIHTSEEFPDVADRGFVLGPGTETFVGVKGITTFNTEEVAKDVTPARRQCQVEGEQKLKYFPRYSRSACTIECATRLMQERCKCRPYFFKADIGTKLCNLDSYSCISDVYEDVRQNEDKICHCLPPCTDVWYDPEISYSSFPGRGFNLTRTFKRLVAGRNLSSNADSNEYFKSNVAVLHVYYKDKTGVRYKTDIRFGVEDFISATGGLLGLGLGLSFISVFELLYFLCLRWFFPKIKSKSRSRDESLDCNTLPPANKWASTTTVGTNISIS comes from the exons ATGTCGTCCCGAAAGATCTCCACTCAGAGCCGAAAGGTGTGCCAAAATGGAGGCAAGTACTTTAAGCAGTTCTGTGATTCCACTTCTCTACACGGGTTAAAATACatcacagaagaaaaaagccattGGTTGAAAAG agtTATGTGGACTTTGGTGTTCCTGGCTGGAATTTTCTTCTCTGGCTATTATTGCTGGCAAATGTGGAAGAAATGGGAAGATTCCCCCGTTCTCATGTCGCTTGATTCTAACCGTTATCCtctaaaaaatattccctTCCCAGCGGTAACCATATGCAACGTCAATAAGGTCTCCAAGACAAAGTTACTTCGAGTCATGGAAGACCCAAG ATACAAGAACATCACTTACGATAAAATGCAGCAAACCTTGAGGTACATGACGAAGCTCGACAGGGcgattaaaaacgaaaaggaattggaaaatttaagcGAATTTTATCGGACGCAAAACATTTCATCTACGGATTTGTTCGACGTTCTCAAAAAA TCGGCGCCATCCTGTCGAGACATGGTCATGGACTGTATCTGGCTCGGTATTCCGGCGCCGTGTTTCGagtacttttcttttcttcctacGGACGATGGCATTTGTTGCACTTTCAACGGAGCAAAATACAACGATCCAGAGTTAGAAATCGAATCAAC CGATCACGAACCTCTTCGGGTGAGCGGGAATGGATACCGAATGGGACTCGCCCTGGTGATCGATGCTGACATAGAAGATTATAGTGTGACCAACGGAAAATTTGATGGTTTTAAG GTACTGATTCATACGTCAGAGGAATTTCCAGATGTTGCTGATCGTGGATTCGTCCTTGGCCCTGGCACTGAAAC aTTCGTCGGAGTCAAAGGAATAACAACATTCAACACGGAAGAAGTGGCAAAAGATGTAACGCCAGCACGACGCCAATGTCAAGTGGAGGGCGaacaaaagttaaaatatttcccaCGTTACAGTCGATCAGCTTGTACTATCGAGTGTGCCACACGACTTATGCAAGAGCGATGTAAATGCAGACCTTACTTTTTCAAAG CCGACATCGGAACGAAGCTGTGCAACTTGGATTCCTACTCTTGCATCTCTGATGTTTACG aaGACGTAAGGCAAAACGAGGATAAGATTTGCCACTGTCTTCCTCCTTGCACAGATGTGTGGTACGACCCAGAAATTTCGTATTCGTCTTTTCCCGGAAGGGGATTCAATTTAACACGCACCTTTAAACGTCTAGTGGCTGGACGAAATCTCAGTTCTAATGCAGACAGCAACGAATATTTCAA ATCAAATGTCGCAGTACTTCACGTCTACTACAAAGATAAGACTGGCGTACGATACAAAACTGACATTCGTTTTGGCGTTGAAGATTTTATTT CTGCCACCGGTGGACTTTTGGGACTAGGTTTAGGCCTCAGCTTCATCAGTGTTTTTGAGCTACTTTATTTCCTCTGCCTGCGCTGGTTTTTCCCCAagataaaatcaaaatcccGAAGCAGAGACGAATCGCTAGATTGCAACACTCTCCCACCTGCCAACAAATGggcttcaacaacaacagtcggGACAAACATTTCAATCTCATAA